A genomic region of Alnus glutinosa chromosome 11, dhAlnGlut1.1, whole genome shotgun sequence contains the following coding sequences:
- the LOC133881890 gene encoding germin-like protein subfamily 1 member 7, whose translation MMKGVPRYLVTVLVLALACSLASAYDPSPLQDFCVSTNDSAYGVFVNGKFCKDPKLVSANDFFFSGLNIPRDTSNPLGSTVTLLNVDKILGLNTLGISLARIDFAPYGLNPPHIHPRGTEILVVLEGTLLVGFVTSNTDNRLFTKVLNAGDVFVFPIGLIHFQFNSGHTNAVAFAGLSSQNPGVITIANAVFGSNPPINPDVLAKAFQLDRNVINYLQKKF comes from the exons atgatgaaaggcGTTCCTAGGTATCTGGTAACCGTGCTCGTCTTGGCTTTGGCATGCTCCCTTGCCTCTGCATATGACCCCAGTCCTCTTCAAGATTTCTGCGTTTCAACCAACGATTCTGCATATGGAG TATTTGTGAATGGAAAGTTCTGCAAGGACCCCAAACTTGTCTCTGCCAATGACTTCTTCTTCTCCGGACTAAACATTCCCAGAGATACATCAAATCCACTTGGATCGACCGTCACTCTCCTGAATGTGGACAAAATACTAGGCCTCAACACTTTAGGCATATCCTTGGCTCGCATTGACTTTGCACCATACGGCCTAAATCCTCCCCACATTCACCCTCGTGGAACCGAGATTCTTGTAGTCCTAGAGGGTACTCTATTAGTTGGTTTTGTCACATCCAACACAGATAACCGTCTCTTCACCAAAGTTCTTAATGCTGGAGACGTCTTTGTCTTCCCAATTGGCCTCATACACTTCCAGTTTAATTCTGGGCATACCAATGCCGTAGCCTTTGCCGGTCTCAGCAGCCAGAATCCTGGGGTCATCACCATAGCAAATGCAGTCTTTGGATCTAATCCTCCAATCAATCCTGATGTTCTCGCCAAGGCCTTCCAACTAGACAGAAATGTGATTAATTATCTTCAGAAAAAGTTCTAG